The Ictalurus furcatus strain D&B chromosome 5, Billie_1.0, whole genome shotgun sequence genome includes a region encoding these proteins:
- the foxd5 gene encoding forkhead box protein D5, which yields MILSMDEAAQHASTSSEEEIDIVGGVGGEFFLPCRDTDDSPAESSAEADTSEADSSGESEVTTPNRPASGSVKPPYSYIALITMAILQSPMKKLTLSGICDFISDKFPYYKAKFPAWQNSIRHNLSLNDCFVKIPREPGNPGKGNYWSLDPASEDMFDNGSFLRRRKRFKRSRPEYCKDGLVLYPGVSDRSYGRPYCVSGRPLTQPLGYTPCPYFPYQTVADVKGLQAGEFGPQGRLTFPEQGPERRTQKCSFTIDSIMAKSDSPTRKTPVLQLPVDYGHVFSRSASCVVPGFLPVTRTPFTLTSVPFTENLSMLYPNC from the coding sequence ATGATCCTCTCCATGGATGAAGCGGCTCAGCACGCATCTACCTCCTCTGAGGAAGAAATAGACATCGTCGGGGGAGTTGGAGGAGAGTTTTTCCTACCGTGTCGGGACACAGATGACTCACCGGCGGAGTCTAGCGCGGAGGCGGACACTTCCGAAGCTGACTCCTCTGGGGAAAGCGAGGTCACGACCCCGAACCGCCCAGCGAGCGGCTCTGTTAAACCTCCATACTCCTACATCGCCCTCATCACTATGGCCATCCTGCAGAGCCCCATGAAGAAACTCACTCTCAGCGGCATCTGCGACTTCATCAGCGACAAGTTCCCCTACTACAAGGCAAAGTTTCCGGCGTGGCAGAACTCCATCCGGCACAACCTGTCGCTCAATGACTGCTTCGTCAAGATCCCCAGGGAACCAGGGAACCCGGGCAAGGGCAACTACTGGTCTCTGGACCCTGCCTCGGAGGACATGTTTGACAACGGCAGCTTCctgaggaggagaaagaggtTCAAGAGAAGTCGTCCTGAATATTGTAAAGACGGACTTGTGCTTTATCCCGGCGTTAGTGACCGATCGTATGGAAGGCCTTACTGTGTGTCTGGACGTCCTCTAACGCAGCCTCTCGGATACACACCGTGTCCATATTTCCCCTATCAGACTGTGGCCGATGTTAAGGGCCTCCAAGCCGGAGAGTTTGGGCCTCAGGGGCGCCTCACTTTCCCCGAGCAGGGGCCCGAGCGCCGGACGCAGAAGTGCTCTTTTACTATCGACAGCATTATGGCAAAATCAGACAGTCCAACACGCAAAACCCCTGTCCTCCAACTTCCTGTCGATTATGGACATGTCTTCTCGCGGTCAGCTTCCTGTGTGGTTCCCGGTTTTCTGCCAGTGACACGGACTCCTTTTACTTTAACCTCTGTGccctttacagaaaacttatCAATGCTCTATCCTAACTGCTGA